A region from the Benincasa hispida cultivar B227 chromosome 12, ASM972705v1, whole genome shotgun sequence genome encodes:
- the LOC120067833 gene encoding protein IQ-DOMAIN 14-like, whose product MGKTSKWLRNFLTGKKDKEKEKCPSNQIFSTTSEYPATPISIRHNPKEKKRWSFRRPSAAAAVLVSSRDSFPFPLEMVSTSMPVAQAAMDVDYEENKKQDLAMVVAKAEVADAAVAAAQAAATAIRLTEVAYVKATEFEEAAAIKIQSVFRSYLARKALRALRGLVKLQALARGHLVRKQAKATLRCMQALIIVQARARAQRIRMIEVTNNLSYQRQPFLVESFNEDHFGYANHVAEENIKIVEMDHGEYKRGSKNRTNYEHVFATHHSHHVSQPPSALTDIDARGCSRHFEDYSISTVQSSPQDYLAKSKPDPTKSSPIGFPTSECMQSLSFEYPMFPSYMANTESSRAKARSQSAPKARPESFERQSSRRKASTEAKNILKAVQIQRSSSLLGCAAQDLQYPLLMKLDKSTSSLNNSECGSTSTLLTNTNYRSLVTCEGNGNRY is encoded by the exons atgggaaagaCGAGCAAATGGCTGAGGAACTTTCTGACAGGAAAGAAAGacaaagagaaggaaaaatgcCCAAGTAATCAGATTTTTTCGACTACTTCCGAGTATCCGGCCACCCCGATATCAATCCGACACAATCCTAAGGAGAAAAAACGATGGAGTTTCCGAAGACCGTCGGCTGCAGCGGCGGTGTTGGTGTCGTCAAGAGACTCATTCCCATTCCCTCTTGAGATGGTTAGCACATCAATGCCTGTGGCACAGGCTGCAATGGATGTAGATTATGAGGAGAATAAGAAGCAAGACTTGGCCATGGTGGTGGCAAAAGCTGAGGTTGCTGATGCTGCTGTGGCTGCTGCACAGGCTGCAGCTACTGCAATTCGGCTAACTGAAGTTGCCTATGTGAAAGCTACTGAATTTGAGGAGGCTGCTGCCATCAAGATTCAATCAGTCTTCCGGTCTTATTTG GCAAGAAAAGCACTCCGGGCATTGAGAGGATTGGTGAAGTTGCAAGCACTGGCTAGGGGTCATCTCGTTAGAAAACAGGCTAAAGCTACTCTCCGGTGTATGCAAGCATTGATCATAGTGCAGGCTCGAGCTCGTGCACAAAGGATCAGGATGATTGAAGTGACAAATAATCTTTCATATCAACGACAACCGTTTCTCGTTGAATCATTTAATgaagatcattttggttatgcCAATCAT GTTGCTGAGGAAAATATTAAGATTGTGGAGATGGATCATGGAGAATACAAACGAGGCTCTAAGAACAGGACAAACTATGAACATGTCTTTGCCACacatcattcacaccatgtctCACAACCACCATCTGCTCTAACCGACATCGACGCACGAGGTTGCAGCCGCCATTTCGAGGACTATTCCATCAGCACTGTACAAAGCAGCCCTCAAGATTACTTGGCCAAGTCTAAACCTGACCCCACAAAAAGTAGTCCTATTGGTTTTCCCACATCAGAATGTATGCAATCTCTGTCCTTTGAATATCCAATGTTCCCAAGTTACATGGCCAATACAGAATCTTCAAGAGCGAAAGCTCGGTCGCAGAGTGCGCCTAAGGCAAGGCCTGAATCATTCGAGAGGCAGTCAAGCAGAAGGAAGGCATCAACTGAAGCAAAGAACATCTTGAAGGCCGTGCAGATACAGCGATCGTCTTCTCTCCTAGGTTGCGCCGCTCAAGACTTGCAGTATCCATTGTTGATGAAGCTTGACAAATCAACAAGTTCGCTCAATAATAGTGAATGTGGTTCCACAAGTACACTGCTCACAAATACAAACTACAGATCTCTTGTTACATGTGAA GGCAATGGAAACAGGTACTAA